In the Gemmatimonadota bacterium genome, TCTGCTGCTCGATATCCTCCATGCTCCTGAGCGAAAGACTCGATCTGCGCCGGGAAGTTTCCATCTCGGAGTGCAGCCTGGTAGCCCGGTAATAGGGCGAATCGGGCGCGAATCCCGGATCCGGCGACGGGGCTGGTCCACCCACACCCACCTGGCGGATATCCGGATGGATGCTTGGAAGTCCCGCGATGAGCCGGGCGTTCTCTTCCGATGCGATGAGCGATTCCAGCCTGGTCTTGTTCGACTGGCTGGACTGCTCCAGGATCCTGATCTCTTCGTGCATGCTGCCGTGTCGGTATTCGGCAAGCCATGACCGCGCACCGGAGTACACGACGCCCGTTACCATGAGCAACGTGCCCAGCATGACGGCGATCGGCAGTTCGGATATATGAACCGTTCTATCCCCGAAGTGCAAGACCAGCAGCCCGGTCGGCATTCGGCGTTTTATCAAAACTTCGATTCCTGAAACTATTGCCAGGCAAAATAGTTGCCGGACAAATCTTAGTCTATGCGATTAAACCACTTATCGCGACTATATGTCACCTAAAATGAAGCGTACCGCGCCTCGTGTCAAACTTTTTTTGAGGTTTTTCCGTCAACCGGACGCCGGCTCACAGGCCCCTTTCCGGGAAGAACCAGTTTGACGGATCGAGGATGCGACCCTCGTAGTGGACCTCGTAATGTATGTGGTATCCGCTGGTCTTTCCGGTCATTCCGACCAGCCCGATGATCTCCCCGCGTTCCACCCGTTTCCGGCGTTCGACCAGCACTTCGGAGAGGTGGCCGTATCGCGTCACGTACCCGTTCTGATGGTTGATGTCCACGTACCTGCCGAGGCTCGCGTTCACGCCGGTCCGTGAGACCACGCCGTACGCCGTGGCCCGAACCGGCTCGTCCTTGTTCGCGGCGATGTCCAGTCCGCCGTGCACGCGCACCTCGTCGCTCAGCAGGTTACGCGTCGTACCGAAGGGTCTCGATACCGGTCCCTGCACCGGCGAGATGATGGGGATGTCGCGCCAGTAGGTTTCGTCGGCCCTGGACGCCGCTTCGACGGACCGCAGGCTGGCCAACTCCGCGCGGGTTTCGTCCAGTAACCGATCGATACGTCCGTCGATCCGGTCTATGGCCGCGTCGGGGGATTCGGACCTCTCGATGGATGCCGGGGCCGGCGGGAACTCTTCGTTGCCGGCAACCGGGCCATGCTGACCAAGCGGATCGGGCGCATCGGGGCCGTGGACGATCTTGTCGATATCCGCCGCGCGTTCCGACAGGTTCTCAATCCGCGATTCGAGCGTACCGTCCAACTCATGCAGGGCGCTCAACTGCTCCCGCAGCCGGTTGTTCTCCCGCTCCCGTTCCGTCAGGGCGCCGTCGTCCATCAGGGTCGTCAGGTAGGACGCGCCGATATGCCATCCGGCCAGCATCAGAAGCACGAGGACGGCGAGACCGGCCAGGACCGAAAGGAGGCCGTACTCCCGGGCTTCGTCCCGGGCATTGGCCGGCAAATGTATGAATGAAACGAACTTTCTTCGCAGCATATCGTTCTCCGCGCCCCGTCGGCCGGTACGGCGCTGCCGCGGGCGGATATGCGGCGGGGTGTCCGGGGTGGATCCCGCCGCGCCGGAGATGGGGATCGATCAGTTCAGATAGGCCCGGAGCTTCTGGCTTCGGGAGACGTGGCGAAGCCTGCGCAGCGCCTTTTCCTTGATCTGGCGCACACGCTCCCTCGTAAGACTGAACCGCGTCCCGATTTCCTCGAGGGTATAGGATCTTTCCATGTTTATGCCGTAATACAACGCGATCACGGCCGCCTCCCGCTTGGTCAGAGACCCGAGCGCCCTGAAGATCTCATCTTTGAGCGCATCCACCATGAGCGTTTCGTCCGGTGCATCCTGGTCGTCGTCCTCGATGAGGTCCAGCAACCGGTTGTCTTCACCCGCCTTGAGCGGCGCGTCCAGCGACACGTGGCGGCTCGCGATGCGCATCGTGTCCTTCACGTCGCCGGGATTCATGTCCAGCTCCTCGGCGATCTCCTCGGTGCTGGGCTCGCGTCCAAACTCCTGCTCGAATTCACTGGAAAGCCGGCCTATCTTGTGGAGCGTGCCGACCCGGCTCAGCGGAAGCCGCACGATGCGGGACTGCTCGGCGAGCGCCTGGAGTATGGACTGCCGGATCCACCAGACCGCGTAGGAAATGAACTTGAATCCCTTGGTCTCGTCGAACCGCTTGGCCGCCTTGATCAGCCCGATATTGCCTTCATTGATCAGGTCGGACAGGGAAAGGCCCTGGTTCTGGTACTGCTTGGCCACGCTGACCACGAACCGGAGATTGGAGGACGTAAGCTTCTCCAGCGCCTTCTGGTCGCCGGCCCGGACCGACCGGGCCAGTTCGGATTCTTCTTCGGCCATCAGAAGCGGCACGTTGCCGATCTCCTGCAGGTAGAGATCGAGAGACCGGTCTTCCGTCGCCGCCGTATGGGTTTTCGTAATAGTACTCACGTGCTGTGACAACTCCTGTTTATCCGTTTGACTTCGGGGCCGTTTCCGTCCCCACTTAACCGGAATCCCCGCCCGATCGGACGTTCCGGGCGATCCAGGCGGTCCGGCACACGCTGCCGAAAAACCGGCAAGTTTACTAATATACATAAAATAGGAAAGTTGTCAACAAAAAACAGGCGGGCAGAGGTCGCCGCGTCAACCGGGCAGGGCCGCCAGGGTGCCCTGCTCGTCGAACTCCAGCGGACCGCGGCGGTCCGTGATTTCGATGTCCTCCCGATCGGCCAGTTCGTCGGACAGGGCCTCGGAAACCTCGACGCGTCCGAGTGAAAGCGTGTTCCGGATACGGACGGCGCGTCCCTCGCCGGGCGGTTTCATGCCGATGGTGGAGAAAGCGGCCTCGATGACCTCGCGGTCCGTGTCCAGGAACACGGGGATGCGGGATTTCTGCGGACTCATGCCCGTGATGGAGTTAACGTAGGTATACCGGTGGTTGATCTTGTCCACCAGGCGGCGGGTGGTGAAATCGGCCAGCCCGATGCCCACGGCGTTGCCCTCGCTCTCGGGCGTCAGGTCGCGGACAACGATCCGCAGGATCCGCGGGTTCGCGGGCTCGGTCTCGAAATTCTGCATGCGCCGGCCGATGATGTTCGTGTCCATTCCAGTCCCGCTGATATTCTTGCCCATCTCGTCGACGATCAGGATGTCGATGTCGTCGGAAGGCAGGCGGGGCATGAGGCGCTGCGCCTCTTGGAACAGCCGCCGTTCTTCCTGCTGCAGGACACCCGCCGGGACGCCGATGAGGTGCGCGGTCTGGTCGTAGGCGTTCTCGATGATGGCCAGCCCGAAGGTCACGGGCGCGTGCTCGAGCACGTGCTGCGACACGGTCGTGATCATGTGTTCGAATCCGTATTCGAAGACCGCGCCGTGATAGTAGCTGGCGCCTTTCTGCTTGCCCAGACCGATGGCCAGCATCTTCATGAGGCCGCTGCCGACCGAGCCCTTGAAGTCCGTGTGGGGTTTTACGCGGTTGACCACCACGATGTGGTCGGCGTCGAGGGCGTTTCGGTCCAGGTAGACCGGAAGACCGTCCGCGGTCTCGCCGAGACTCGCCGGCTCGATGTCGGAGCGGATGGGACATCCCGTCGCCGCTTCGTGTATGCCGTAGTTCTCCAGTACCCGGCGCTGGCCTTCCGATGTCGCCCCGCCGTGGCTGCCCATGGCCGGCACGACGAAGGGTTTCAGGCCGGCCTTTGCCAGGGCGGCGACCACACTCTTCACGATGGTCGCGATGTTGCCGATCCCCCGGCTGCCGGTGGCGACGGCCACCGTGGACCCGGCGCGCAGGCCCGTCTCCTCGATCATGCGGGCGACCTCCCCTTCGGCCGTTCCGGTGATGTCCTCGACGAAGGGTGCGTCGAACCGCTGGCGTATCTCCCTGAATGCGGGCAGTTTCATGTGGAGTCCTCCGTTTGGTCAGATTCCGTCGACGAACCGTCCGGGGTTCAGCGTGCCCTTCGGGTCGAAACGGTTTTTGAGCACTTCCATGATGTGCCGGTTCCCGCGGGTCGAACCCCAGACGCCGACCCGTTCCTTCAGGGCGGCGGGAGCGTGTTCCACCACGAAGACGCCCTGTTCTTCCGAAGCGTTCCGCAGGGTCTCGATCAAGCTCGCCAGCCCATCGTAATCCGATTCCCGGAACGTCCCGTCCCGGTAGAAGACGAAGGCCACGTGACCGCTCGCGAAGTGAGAAAGCAGGCCGCAGCCGATGGACAGGCGCCGGCAGCCTTCGTCCGCCAGCCGGAAGAGCGCTTCCACCCCGTCCGGCGTGACGCCGGCCCGGCAGGTCACCCCGGGCCCCATGCCCTGGGGTAGAAGACCGCCTCCTGGAAAAGCCCGCAACCCGTCCAGCACCCGTCGGTATCCGTCTCCGTCCACGGTCTTAACTGCGGCCGCCCCCGAATCCCGGAAGATCCGCTCGCATTCCCCGGCCTGCCAGTCCACCGTCTCATCCGTGCCGATCATGCCCGCGACGACCGCGAAGTCCCGATCGTCTCGGAGGGTGCCGTTCCCGGCGAGAAGGGTGCAGGTGGCGGGACTGGCCACTTCCAGGAAGGAGGGCATGACCTCCGAATCCATGACCCGGAAGGCGCATTCGGCCGCTTCCCCGATCCCCGCCATGGTTCCGATGAGCAGTCTACCCGACGCCGGCAGGGGCTGCAGCTTCAGGTTTACTTCCGCCAGGATGCCGAGCGTACCGAGCGAACCGATGTACATCTTGTTCAGGTCGTAACCCGCCACGTTCTTGACGACCTGCCCCCCGGACCGGACGACAGTGCCGTCCGCCTGGACCACCCGGGCGCCGATGACCAGGTCCCTGGCCGTGCCGAAGGCTGTCCGGAGCACGCCCGAGGCATTGGTGGCGAGCACCCCGCCCAGAGTCCCCGCGTCGCCGTGGGGCGGGTCCAGCGGCAGGTACTGGCCTCGTTCCCCCAGCCCGGCCTGCAGTCCGGCCATGGTGATGCCGGCCTCCACCGTGGCCGTCTGGTCCGCGGGTTCGTGCGCGACGATCCGGTTCAGGCGTTCCAGGGACACCACGATATCCGCGCGGGAGGGCGGATGGCCGAAGTCCATCTTGGTGCCGCCGCCCCGCGGGATCACGGCGTAACCCAGTTCCGAGGCCATCTGCACGGTGGCCGCGAGGGATTCCAGGCTTCCCGGGGCCACGACGGCCGAGGGCACGACCCCTTCCACGGCATAGGAGGCCAGCGCTTCCCGGCTCGCCGGTGCATAGCCGTCCACGAGAGATCCGAGTCTGCAGTGCAGCACCTCATCGGGCATGGGGGAACCTGTGTGCCATCGAGTCTATAGCAGTGCCGCCTGGCGGTTGGTGTATTTCAGCTCTGCCGTTCCGCATCCGATGCAGGAGCGGTTCGTGGGAAACATCTTGCCGGGGTTGCTGAGGTTCTCCTCGTCGAACACCGCTTTGACGGTCTCCATGGCCTCGATATCCGTTTCATTGAAAATCAGGGGCATCAGGTCGACTTTTTCGTATCCGATGCCGTGTTCCCCGGTTATGGACCCGCCCAGGTCGACGCAGGCCCGCAGTATCTCGTTACTGGCCTCCACGGTCTTCCGCGCCTGCTCCTCGTCGCGGTCGTCGTACGCGATACAGGGATGGATGTTGCCGTCCCCTGCGTGGAATACATTGCCGATCAGCAGTTCGTATTTCCCGGCCGTCGCCTGGATGACCCGCATGATGTCCGGGATCTTCGTGCGCGGGACCACGCCGTCCTGCACGTAGTAGCTGGGACTCAGGCGCCCCATGGCACCGAAGGCACGCTTGCGGCTCATCCACAGCAGGGCGCGTTCCTTGTCGTCCTCCGCGGTGCGGATATCGCGGGCCTGGTTCTCCCGGCAGACTTCGGCCACCGCTTCGGCCTGGGTGTCCAGGCCCGCCTCGTGCCCCTCGAGTTCGATGATCAGCACGGCTTCGGCGTCCAGGGGAAATCCGAAATGGTAGGCCGCCTCGATGGCGCCGATGGCGACCTTGTCGATCATTTCGAGGGCCGACGGGACGATCCCTCGGGCGACGACGCCGGCGACGGCGCGCGATGCGTCTTCCACCTGGTCGAACACCACCAGGAACGTCCGCCAGGCCTGGGGAAGGCGGGTCAGCTTGACCCACGCCCGCGTAACGATGCCCAGCATACCCTCGGATCCGATCAGGAGACCGCGCAGGTCGTAACCCACGGCGTCCTCCGCCTTGCCGCCGAACCAGGTGATCCGCCCGTCCGGCAGCACCACTTCCACGCCCAGGGTGTGATTGGTCGTGACCCCGTACTTCAGGGTGTGCGGACCGCCCGAGTTCTCGGCGATGTTGCCTCCGATGGTACAGGCGTACTGGCTCGAGGGGTCCGGCACGAAGTGATAGCCCTGCTTTCCGGTCTCCTTCGACAGGTGCAGGTTGACCACGCCGGCTTCCACCAGCGCACGCTGGTTGCGGAAGTCGACCTCCACGATGCGGTTCATTTTGGTCAACGCGATCATGACCCCGCCGTCGGGCGGCAGGCTCCCGCCGCTCAGGCCGGTGCCCGCGCCGCGCGCCACGAAGGGAATCCGCGCTTCGTGGAGAATCCGGACCACGGCGGCGACGTCCTCCGTCGTGGTGGGGTAGACGACGGCGTGCGGGACGTTCCGGTCGATGGTCAGCCCGTCGCATTCGTAGACGATCAACTGGTCCGGTGCGTCGATGACGTTCTCCCGGCCCAGCACGGCCGCGAGCCTTTCAACGAGCTGGTCTTTGTTCATCGGTCGCCTCCGTGCCCCGTGCCTGCGCGGCACCCGGCGGCCGCGAAGCCGCGCACCGGGTCAGGTTGCCCCCAACGCTACGACCGTGTCAGGTCGAGGAACTCCATCCGGGTACTGCGATCGTCCCTGAACACGCCGAGCATGGCGCTCGTCGTCGCCTTGGAGTGCTGTTTCTCCACGCCGCGCATCATCATGCAGAGGTGGCCGGCTTCCATGACAACGGCCACCCCCTGGGGATCGAGACAGGTCTGCAGGGTCTGGGCGATCTGGGAGGTCAGGCGTTCCTGCAACTGAAGCCTCCGCGCGAAGACGTCCACGATACGGGGGATCTTGCCCAACCCGATGATTTTGCCGTTGGGAATGTAAGCGATATGGCACTGGCCGAAGAAGGGCAGCAGATGGTGCTCGCACAGCGAAAAGAACTCGATGTCCTTCACCAGCACCATCTCGTCGTAATCCTCTTCGTAGATAGCGCCGTTTATGACGGATTCAATGCTTTTATCATAACCCTGGGTCAGAAACCGCAGGGACTGCGCCACGCGCAGGGGCGTGCGCCTGAGACCGTCCCGGTCCGGGTCCTCGCCGATCTCCGCGAGCAGCGACCTCGTCAATCCCTCGATCGGGTCCATCGTGGTTACCGGTCCTCCTCGCCATAGTACTCGAAAGCGTTCTTGGACGTCTCCACCAGGCGAATCCGGTAGAGCGAGGGGGTATCGAAGAATGGAAGGAGCCGCTTCCAGATCACCCTGAGCAGTTCCTCCGAAGTTGGATTGACCGTCCTGAATTCCTCCAGGTCACGGTTCAGGTGGCGATGGTCGTAGCGATCCACGACTTCCTTTTGCAGGACGTCATCGAAAAGCCCCATGTCGATGACCGTCCCGGTCTTCTCGTCCACCGGGCCGCGGACCGTCACCTCCAGCTCATAGTTGTGTCCGTGGCCGTGGGGATTGTTGCACTTACCGAATATACGCACGTTTTCTTCGTCGCTCAACCTTATACTGTGCAGGCGGTGGGCAGCGTTGAACTCGACGGATCTCGTGACGTGGACCATGCTGTCGTCTCCGGTGTATGCAATGTTTCTCGTGCGGCTCTCGCGCAGCAGGACGCGCTTGAGTTCGCACGGTCCGGTACCGCCTTCCAGCGCGTGCCAGAGGTATCGGACGAGCCTTTCGCTGGTCGGCGCCGGACCTTCCAGGGCACCGTGATCGTGGTTCAGGTGGCTCAGGTCCAGCGGTTCGATCACGGCGCGCAGCAACCGCTTGACCTCGGTCAGGTTCAGGACCACGCCGGTCCGGGGATCGACCGGCCCCCCGAAGGTGAATTCGGCTTCGTAGTCGTGACCGTGGCCCGAGCCGACGGCGCAGGAGCCGTACACCCGCCGGTTCCTGGCCTCCGTCCACCCCGGGTTGCGGCACAGGTGCGCCGCCGAGAACCGGGTTTTTCGCGTAATGAGCATCATGCGGTCGGGTGCGGCGGCCGACGGGTTACAACACTTCGACTGCCCTGTCGGCACGCGACGGCCGATGAGTTACAACGCTTTGACAGCCGCCTCCGTCACGGTCCGGACGGCTTCTTGGAGCGTGCCGTTGTACGTTACGCCCGCGGCGTTCTTGTGGCCGCCGCCGCCCAGGGCCACGGCGACCTGGTTGACGTCGGTTTCCGGCCGGGACCGCAAGCTGATCTGGACCGTACCTTCCTTGCCTTCCACGAATATGATCCCGATCTCGACGCCGGCGATGGTCATGGTCACGTCCACGAACCCGCTCGTGTCCGACGACCGGGCGCCGGTTTCCTCGATCATGGACCGCGTAACGGTCAGCCAGGCGACGCGGCCGCGTCCGGTGAACTGAATGTTCGAAAGCGCGCGGCCCATGAGCCGGGTACGGGCGCCCGTGTTCCGGTTGTAGATCTGGTCGTAGACCCGGGACGGGTCGACGCCCGTGGAGAGGAGTTTGGCCGCGACGATATGGGCGCACGGCGCGCTCCTGGCGAAGCGGAACGACACGGTATCGGTCAGGATGCCCGTGTACAGCGCGTCCGCCGCCCTCGGCGTGAGCGGCGCGCCGATCGAGTCTATCAGATCGTAAACCAGTTCAGCCGTTGAGGATGCCTTCGTGTCGATCACCGACAAAGGCGTGATCAGTTCAGTGTAGGGATGGTGGTCGATCACGATCTTGACCGCCGACGATTCCTCCAGCGGCTTCCGCAACCTCCCCAGCCGGTCCCAGCCGTTGGCGTCCACGATGACGACCACGTCCGCGGCGGCGAGGCGCTCAGATTCATCCTCCGAAGCGGGTGCGAGGATTTCACCGTCGGGGTCGAGCCAGGTATAGGCGGCGGGAATGGCGTCGTTCATGGCGACGACGGCGTCCTTCCCCAGCGCCTTCAGACACTCGTAGACCCCCAGGGCCGATCCGACCGAATCCCCGTCGGGATTGACGTGGCTGGAGATCACGAAGGACTGGTTCGATGCGATGACTGCCTTGACTTCATCCCACATGGCGATCTTCCATGGATCGGTCCGGTCGACGTCGCGCAGCGCTTCTTCGCCGGACGCCCGGTCCGCCCGGTGTCCGTGACGCCTCTTTGCCGGGCTTCGGTCCGCGGCGTCGCGTGGCACCTTTTCGCCGGTATTCGGTCCGCGTCGTCGCGTGACACCCTACGCCGGGTTTCGGTCCGCAATGCGCGCCCTGATTCCGCCTGGGTCCGCCGTATCGGGTGATCCGGCGTGCCGGTAGGAAACCCCGATAATAAAGATCGGCCGCTTTTCATGTCAAGGTTTATTGTTGATCCTGAGCGGATCGAAATCGGGTTAAATAGTTGATAAATAAGTGTTTTAATTGACACGCCGACGGCCGGCCGGTAGTATGCATGGGATCCGGGGAAACGCCCGGCTTCAACGTATTGCCGCCTTCCGGGCGGACCAGGCCTTCCCCACAGCCTTCCGATCGGCAAACGCCCATGTCGTACGCACTTGTCCTGTTCATGAAAGCTCCGAGACCGGGGACCGTGAAAACCCGGTTGACGCCGCGGGTAACGATGAACGAGGCCGCGGAACTCTACCGCGCCTTCATCCTGGACACGCTGCACCTGGCCCAGCGGACCGACGCCGCTTCCCTCTTCGTGGCCTGGACGCCCGACGACGGACGGGCGGAACTCGGATCCGCCCTGGGAGATCCCGACGTGAACTGGCTTCGTCAGCGTGGCAGCCATCTGGGGGAACGGTTGTCGAACGCCTTCGCATCCTTCCGGCAAGACGGATGGAAAAAGACCGTCGTGCTGGGTGGTGACAGTCCCCTCCTCCCCCGGGATTACGTCGAAGAGGCTTCCGAGGCACTGGACCGGCACGACGTCGTGCTCGGTCCCGCCGACGATGGAGGTTATTACCTGATCGGACTGGGCGGATCGGGCATACCAGGCGGGCCAGGCGGACCAGGCGGACCAGGCGGACCAGGCAGTCCTGACGGTCCGGGACGCCGGAAAAACGTCTCGGACCGGTACGACCGACTGTTCGAATCCATACACTGGGGCACCGGCCGCGTGCTGGGTCAGACCCGGGCGGCCATCCGGGCAAGCGGTTTTTCATGCCACGAACTCCCGGCCTGGCACGACGTGGACCGTCCCGCTGACCTGGACCGGCTCGCTCGGGAAATACGGATGCTGCGCGCCGGCGGCGACCACCTGACCGGCCGATGCACGGAAACCGCGCTCGCCGCGGTGAGCAGGGAAGGGAAGGACCGATGAGCCCCGGCCGGGAAACACAGCAACGTCTTTTTGCCCGTCTGCCTTCCGTGCGCCTGGTGCAAGGCGAATCCCGCATCGAGGCGCTGCGCGGCCGGTACGAGACGGGACAGATCGACGCCGCGATCCGGAAGGCGCTGCGCGACGCGCGGGACCGGATCCGGCATCGTCCCCCGGCGAAAGAAGGGGACGGATTCGTGGAAGGGGACGGATTCGCGCCGGAGCGCTTCGCCGAACGGGCCGCCGCGTGCCTGGAGAGTGAAGCCCATTCGGCGGATGGGGTACTGATCAACGCCTCCGGCATCCTCTTCCTTCCGCTTGCGCGGGACCCCTACGCCGGAACGGCCGCCGGGAGCGCCTCGAGGCTGGCCCTCACCCTCGCGGCTTACGAAGAGGACGGCCGTACCGCCGGACTCGTGCGCGATTTGACCGGCGCCGAAGACGTACTGGTCTGCCGGTCCGTCGCCGACGCCTTCCTCCTGGCCGTCCGGGCGCTCGCGGGACGGGCGGAAGTGGTCATCGGCCGCAGCCAGGCGGGATTGATCGACGCGCCTTACGAGGATCGGCCCGTGAACCCGGTGTCGCTCTGCGCGCTCGCCGGCGCCACGATGGTCGAGACCGGCGCGACCAACAAGACCCGACTGTCCGACTACCGGCGCGCGGTGGGAGACCGGACCGCACTGATCGTCACGGCCCGTCCGTCCACCTGCGCCCTTCGAGGTTTCACCGAGGAATCGGCTCCGGAGGAGATCGTCCGGGCCGGAGCGGACTCCGGTGCGACGGTGCTGCATCTGGCCGGCGATACGACGTTGCGCCCGGTCCCTTCCGCCCCGTTCGCGGCCAGGAGCTCGGTCGCCGATGCCGTGCGGTCCGGCATGCCGCTGACTATCGCGGCCGGCGGCGGCCTGATCGGAGGCCCGCCCTGCGGACTGCTGATCGGGACGCGACGGGTCATCGCGCGATTGAAAGCGCACGGCACCTGGCCGTCGGCGCAGGCCTCCCGCCACGTAAGGGCGGGATTCGACGCGCGGCTGGCGGAACTGGCCGAAGGCTCCTGCGACCTCGCATGCCATCCGGCGGCCCACATGCTCGCCTCGTCCGGGGAGGAGGTAGGCGCCCGCGCCCGCCAACTGTTCGATCGCCTTTCGGAAGACGGCCGGATCCGCGGGGTGTGTGCCGTGATCGAAAGCCGGGCGTATCTCACGGCGTATCGCCTCCCCGCCGACGGCTTGCCCGGTTACGCCGTCTGCATACGCCGACCGGGCGGCAATCCCGGCGGCCTGGCGGCCCGGTGGCTGAAGGGCACCCCGCCGCTGCTGGCCGAATGCGGCCGGGACCGGGTCCGGATCGACATGCGGGGCGTGGCGCGGCACCGCATCGCCGACGTGGCGCGAATCGTGCGGTCCGGCCTGTAACTTTCCGGTTTATAACTTATGGATATAATAATACTTGTAAGGGAACGGCGGTCCGGATATATTCGAACCGTACCACCGCAATCCGCAATCTTTCAACCGGAACAACGTGATTTTGCAAACAGAGCAAGTCGTATCCGACGTAATCCATGTCGGCAAGCGGATGTATGACCGGGGATACGTAGCCTCGAACGACGGAAACCTGAGCGTTCGACTGTCCGAAGACCGATTGCTGATCACGATGACCGGGGTGAGCAAGGGTTTCCTGGACCCGGACAAATTCGTGATCGTCGACTACGACGGCGCGGTGATCTCGGGGATGCACGAGCCGTCGTCAGAGATGAAGATGCACCTGATGGTGTACCGGGAGCGTCCGGACGTGCACGCCGTGGCCCACGCCCATCCCCCGGCCGCGACAGGATTCTCGGTGGCCGGCGTGCATCTTCCCGACGCCCTGCTGCCCGAGGTGATCGTCTCCCTGGGTTTCGTACCCATCGCGCCCTACGGGACACCGGGGACCATGGAACTGGTCGAATCGCTCCGGGGATTCGTGCGGAACCACGACGCGGTTCTGCTGGAAAACCACGGCGCACTGACCCTGGGTCCGGACATCGTTTCGGCCTATCACAAGATGGAAACCATGGAGCACTGCGCGCAGATCGCCCTCGTGGCGCGCATGCTCGGCCAGGTCAACTCCATCGACCAGGAGAACGTGGACAAGCTGCACCGCCTGTACGGCCGGCCCTGTTCATCCGGCGGAAACGAAGGATACCGGACCGAGGAACGTACATGACGACAACGCGCAGAGAACTGGTCAATGAAATCAGCGAGACGCTGGGACTGAAAAAGACGCAGATCTATCCCGTGATCGACGCGCTCTTCGAAATCATGCGGGAGAACCTGGTCGAGGGCAACCGGATCGAGATCAGGGGAT is a window encoding:
- a CDS encoding class II aldolase/adducin family protein — translated: MYDRGYVASNDGNLSVRLSEDRLLITMTGVSKGFLDPDKFVIVDYDGAVISGMHEPSSEMKMHLMVYRERPDVHAVAHAHPPAATGFSVAGVHLPDALLPEVIVSLGFVPIAPYGTPGTMELVESLRGFVRNHDAVLLENHGALTLGPDIVSAYHKMETMEHCAQIALVARMLGQVNSIDQENVDKLHRLYGRPCSSGGNEGYRTEERT
- a CDS encoding bifunctional oligoribonuclease/PAP phosphatase NrnA, with protein sequence MPRDAADRSPAKRRHGHRADRASGEEALRDVDRTDPWKIAMWDEVKAVIASNQSFVISSHVNPDGDSVGSALGVYECLKALGKDAVVAMNDAIPAAYTWLDPDGEILAPASEDESERLAAADVVVIVDANGWDRLGRLRKPLEESSAVKIVIDHHPYTELITPLSVIDTKASSTAELVYDLIDSIGAPLTPRAADALYTGILTDTVSFRFARSAPCAHIVAAKLLSTGVDPSRVYDQIYNRNTGARTRLMGRALSNIQFTGRGRVAWLTVTRSMIEETGARSSDTSGFVDVTMTIAGVEIGIIFVEGKEGTVQISLRSRPETDVNQVAVALGGGGHKNAAGVTYNGTLQEAVRTVTEAAVKAL
- a CDS encoding glycosyltransferase, producing the protein MGSGETPGFNVLPPSGRTRPSPQPSDRQTPMSYALVLFMKAPRPGTVKTRLTPRVTMNEAAELYRAFILDTLHLAQRTDAASLFVAWTPDDGRAELGSALGDPDVNWLRQRGSHLGERLSNAFASFRQDGWKKTVVLGGDSPLLPRDYVEEASEALDRHDVVLGPADDGGYYLIGLGGSGIPGGPGGPGGPGGPGSPDGPGRRKNVSDRYDRLFESIHWGTGRVLGQTRAAIRASGFSCHELPAWHDVDRPADLDRLAREIRMLRAGGDHLTGRCTETALAAVSREGKDR